The following DNA comes from Poecilia reticulata strain Guanapo linkage group LG16, Guppy_female_1.0+MT, whole genome shotgun sequence.
GCTTCTAGCTGTAAGGGGAACAACATTTGAAGGTCTGGGGTCATAAAAACGAGGTTTGCCGGAGGTTTGTTCGTCGCTTCTTCGTGTCTTTGCGGTCTGCTCCTTCTGTGGGCGCTCTGCTGCGCACGAGAGGGGTTCGAGTGACGTCAACGGTCCTGAGTGGACGAAGTGGGCACGAGCTCTCCCTCTGAAGTGACTGAGTGGACTCCCTGTCCcacctgaaaacattttcccaattAGACACATTTTAATAGTGACTGTCAACACATATCAGGTAGTTTTCATTTGGTAAACTCAACAGGTGCGCTACCTCATATACACACCAACAGGCGCACTCtgcaaaaaggaagaaaacctgACTTGGATGTGGTCATTTCTTTGTAATGACATGAGAGCACTGACATTAGCCAAGTTCCCCATTATAGAGGAAAAATAGAGGAAGCAGAAGAGACTGGACCTACTGGTTTTGTGACAGAAGTGAACACAGCTGTGAAAAGACACTGACAGAGAGCAGTGgaaaataaaggcaaaaacaaacgaaaaaaCTGAGGTTAGTAGAGGTGAAGCTAAAGGAGGGTGAACAGAAAACCACATCAAGAGGAGAACATCAAGTGAAGTCATGGCACATCATCAccaaagctgctgctttctCATCATTCTGTGTGTGAGaggtaaaaacattgctaatgtATTCCAGCATTACCACAGGACAAAGTCAGTGAGACCGCTACAGTTCGATGATTAACTCCTGAGTTGTATTTTATAGTAATGTAACACCTACTCTTCCTTCTGCAGGTATTCTGGCTGGTGATTGGTCAGTTCTTCTCACCTCTAGTCCCATTTGTGCTGTGGTTGGTTCTTCAGTGGTCCTCCCCTGTTCCTATGACTACCCACTTAGCTCTGATGAAGTCCAGACAGATGGGCGGCTCTCTGCACAGGTAATAAAGGAGGCATTGTTTCTCGTAGCAGTAGAGATCACTTTCTGTGTAACCTTTCCGTGGTCAGAATAAGTAGATATCACCATGCCATGGTTGCTGACAAACTCTAACGAAATAAACTGTTCTCATAAGCGTCCTGGTAATACTTAGAGGGTATGTAATCTGCTGCTCTTAATTAGACAGGAAGCAGTGAAACAAAAGTTACGTCTGAGATGTGGTGTCTCAGAGACAGTCGCTGCATTACGGAAAGGTAAAACACtcatcagagaaaaacaaaaatacatcacagggttttctgcaaaaacacacagtttcTAAGTTTACGTATGTTTGTGTCAGCTACGTGTTCCACAGCGCCGGTATTTTCCAGGATCCATCTTATCAGAACCGGGTGCAGTACCTGGGACAACCAGGAAGCAAGAACTGCTCTCTGAGGATTTCTAATCTCAAAGAGTCGGACAGTGGAACATACGTGTTTTACCTCATCACCAACCATAAGACGCAGAAGATGCCTCCACAGACTGGCATGCAGCTCTTAGTGGCAGGTGGGCATATTCTCTCTGTTCTGTAAGATACGTGACAAACAcagtttaatattatttcaagACAGTTTTAACCATCTGTTTATTCCTTTTCCTACTAGAGgacttttaatttattcttccAGTGGCTGTTGTCTAATGTTGGTCTATTGGTGAGTCTCACTGTTAGCGAACAACACAAGGTCCACAGTATGTTTGGTTTGCCACAAAACTGATCacggttaaataaaaatgaaatatttgttatagctttatatctaaaatatatggaaagcagaaaattagtgtttgtattttttgtgttgacATGTAACCGTTTCCTTTttgaaagtttgtgtttttcgcAGGAAGCAGAACTGAAACCTGCCAGTGGCCGTTTGACATAATAATCACTATATATGAACTCATGACATTGCATTacttctgtaaagaaaaaacagccaaaaacaaatgttacaatgcTTGTTTATTCAAATTACTGTAGAAAACCCTCTGAAATCATAGGATTCAGGGTATTAAAAGGTTTTAGAACTGAAATAATCTCCTGACACAAAATGAGTCagctcatgttttctgtttttgtcttttttaaccACACAGACATTCTTGTCTAACTACATGTAGTAGCAAATACATCTGTAGGTTACAGCTTTGTGTTGTGGCTTCCTTGTTTCTAATGTAGTTTTGTCTCCTCATTTGTAGGATTATAATCCTCAAGCAACATTTTTAGTCTGCATTTCATGAGCGTAAAATAATCTTTGCTTTGCTATGTGTAAAATGCAAGTTATCGCCCAAGCCCCAAACTTTGAATTATAAGCaattaatttagcaaaacttCTAATTTATTCCAGAGTAGTAACTaatatgttataaaaaatacacaaatgcttcttaattggtttatttatttacaacaacaaaaaaaacagtaaatagaACTGAtgataaaaacatctgaagtgCTGATATTGCTTTTCAGTGTAAATATTCCAGCATTACAACAGGATTTTTCAGGATTTAATTGTGTTAATTTAATCTCTCATTAAATTAAcacaattcaaaaataaactcaacttTAAAGTAACTATTTAGAGGCTTAAAGAGAAAGTAACTTCACTAATGTTTGCTTTCTACAGTTAGTATTATGATTTTTgatttgctttgtttacatGAAGGTGAGAGCCTGCAACACCTTTTTAGCTAAGTTGTCTTAACTTTAGCTAAGTTTAAATGTTGAAGGAAGGtggtaattattttttctgtttgttctgtcCACAGAAACTACAGAATTCATTAAATTCAGTCAAGTCTCCCTTCATTGTTCACGATTCTATCAAGTCaaaatttattacatttgctGGATACTTTTAGAGTTGTATAGGTAAGGCCCTGGAAAATAATGAGGTTCTTCATTCAGGttccttttctctccctttttgtCGCTGCAGGTTCCTCCACTGCAGTTGCAGTCTCGGCGGGTCCATCCCGCGTCATCCTGGAGGGGACAACGTTAAACCTGGCCTGTTGCAGCCCAGCTGCCACTTCACAAAGCCGCTTCACGTGGTACAGTACCAAAGGAGCCATGTTGGTAGGTGCTGGACCGGTGTGGAGTACCCCCAAAGTTGCATCGGGTCAATCTGGCAGCTACTACTGCCAAATCCAGACTGGAGACAAAACGCAACGCTCAAATGTTCTGGAAATCGATGTGCAATGTAAGTGAAATGTAACTCTGATACCAAACTACATCATCTTCAATTatactgaaaacatgtttaaagatATGGCTGCATCTGTCCACTGCTTGATTCACTTTTCATGTCCTTTAAATCTtgtaatatttgaataaattctgTAGACCCACCTAGAAACATAATGATCTCCACCTGGGGAGCAGAGAAGGATCATCCTGTGACTCTGACTTGCAGCAGTGAGGCCAACCCACTGGTCCACACCTACGTCTTTTACCAGGGTGCGGCTTGTCTCCCAGCAGCAGACTTAAGCTTTCATCGAGGAAGATCCCCCCAGGCTACAATAACAGGAAGAGCCCCAAAACTCACCAGTGCCAACATCACCACGAAGGACTATGGGCAGCACTGCTGTGTGGCACGCAACAGATACGGCTTTGAGAAAGCCAGCGTGACTCTGATCAGCTCCAGTGGTAGGTCAATGCAGAGACTCAGATCACATTCAAGGGATTGTTTTAAGTTCTGTTATGAGTACAGGATTCAGAGTATAGGAtccttgaaaatgtgttttatctttAGATACCAGTCACAGCACTGATGATTCAGGTATTGTTTATATCATTTGCTGCATGTCAAAATGAACCATCTTTACACAGTAATCAACCAAATACAGCCAAATATTGTTGGCAATGAGGCTGGAACATAGTAGTGTTTACAATACAtctcaaaagtatttattataGTTCAACCAcacatttgaatatattttagtGAGATCTCATGTGGCCGATTAACACAAAGTACAATAATTTGTGACGTGAAAAGAGATTGTGGATggttttgatgcttttttacaaacataaatcTTAGAAATGATGAAACACTTTGACACCCTGTTCCTACTGGGTTATACAGAGTTAGCAGCATTATGCTATGGAGGTGCTTTTCTTCAGGAAAGATGATCAGAATGGAGTGATCTTAGAAGAAAAGCTGTTATATGCTGTAAAGTACTTCTGACTCAGGCAGAGATTGAGCcttcagcaggacaatgatcataaacatacagccagagctgcaatgGAATAGTTTAGATTGAGtgagagtggcctagtcaacaTCCAGAGctaaataaaagtgataagCTGTGGCAAAATTTGGAAACTCATACAATCCTGTGGGGTTTTAATTTCATTGGAGAGAAGAATAACCTTaaatttcagtctctagatggGGGCTATGGTCTCAAAAGACCAGCAACTATAGCTGCAGTGTAAGATGTTTCTGTAAACTATTGACTTTTggggctgaataaaaaaagcttgtcactcttcagatttttatttgtaaaataattggAAACTATCTATCAttcttcttccacttcacagttatttGTTGCTATTATTTGTTGATATATCTCTTAAGAttctcaataaaacatttttttataatgtgACAAGATATTAGAGCTTCAGATGGTATGAATATTTCAGTAAGGCTCTGTGTCTGTATGCGTTTAGTTTTCTGTAATCTTCTGCTCTTTGCAGAGACAAATCTGTCCGACTCTTCAGGAAGTACAGTGGTGGTGATTGGAGTAACCATCGGGGTCCTGCTGGCTGTTGCTGCTTTAGCTGCCTTTTTGATGATGAGGTGAGTGAAGCCTTTGCTCCTTTCACGATAAATAATTCATATGAACAAGACCGGGACTGCTGCGTCCAATAAGCATCAGGCATAACACAGTCATATTTATAGGCAGTGTGGTTGTAGTTCTTGTCtggatgaacaaaacaaatcaactttTGTGAAGGCGTGGCGTGTCCAAAGCTATGCGTAGTTGACCAAAAGAGTTGCAGGGTCTGTGTTATGTGCATAAACAATctattagctaaaaaaaaagaaaagttacacTTCCACTATAAATCtgtgtttgttctgctttcagGAAAAAGAAGACAGCCAGACGACAGTCATATGTCCTCACTGGGACAACTGCGACAGAGTGAAAGAACTGCTTTGATTACGTTTGCCAACACACATGTTGGGTAACACAACAACACAATGTTGAGACCTAATGGATGCATGTGATGTCGGGTCATCCTGCCCTGTAAACCCCCCACAAAGCGCACTGCCTGgcttgttttagaaatgtctctgctttaacacacctgatCCAGATCATTACAGTTCAGCAACAGGACTCTAAATGACGTTCCCTCTACGGGTGACGTTCCCTCTACGGAGGGCTAAAAGTGCCACAATTCCACCCAAAAACCGAAGGAGAAAATACAATTGGGAAATTTAAACAAAGCTTAAAATAGATAATATATTGaacaaatatacatattttaccCAGTCCAAGTGTTATTCCTTCCCGGATTTTACATGAAGTAGGTCACTGTAAACAATTGTCAAATTGTCcttttaatgattaaataagTTGTCCGGACCTAgatttaaactgtattttaacgGTCTACATGAGTTATTAGAAGTAATTAGATGTGGAAAtctaatttcattttgaaaataactatgctgcatatttatttatattttttttttacatatctgtatatttagattttcacatgaatagatatttttttatgattctttttatgttttgcattgaGGCTGTTTCGGCCtatcataaaaacatacttgaagGTGCAAATGGTTTGTGTTTGGGATGCCTGCTGGTTTGACATGTTGATATTTGAGCTCAACATGCCATGTGCCTGATTTTACTTGTAGCAAATTCATTTATGATGGTTTTTAAGTCTAGTTTCTTGGGAAGTTGACTTTCTGTGGGAAGAAGATAGTTAATTTTACTGATGTACTTCCAGTCGCTGCCAGACGGGTAAAATATACACGTCTCATAACAGTTATTAGCATTACTTCTTCTTTCTCTACTTCCTAGCAATTTCTTGCCCAGGATCAAGTCTAACCATGAACCttttataaagatatttgtCGTAGTATCCTCCAAACTTTTACTGTGCACTACATTGAAATGGACCAAGCATTTTAAAGAGTTACTGCATGGCTAAATACATTCAAAGTCTGAAGTTGTCAGTGTGTTGGGAGCGCAGTGCTCTTGATCAGTTCAAAATATATCAAGGAAAacctaaatatttcataaacagACCTAAATTGAAATGACTTCTTATAAATCGATGTTGGGTTGGACCAGTTGTACATCTGGTTtcgctattttatttttttttgtcagtgatTGTACATGGCTTAtaagaaagcaaataaacacattttgttgtatttatttcttaataGAAGCAGTTTTAATCCTGACAGTGATCTGATGTATTGTGAAGGAAGTGCTGCAAAACACAGATGTGAATTTAAATACAGGAAGTCCTCCACAGATCATTACAGATGCAGACCACAAACAACACGACTTGAATAAGAATGCTATGTTCAATTTCCTGAAGAGACTCTTACTGAAAAACTGATGTTTCATGTTTAGTGTAAtaaagatgacagaaaacatggTCATCACAACCATGTAAAAAAGAACTACCACGTAAAAAAGAACTACAGattaatttctgtatttgtaGTAAACTTTAGGTTTCAGATACTGAGCAGGGCCTGAAGAAGAGCGGGGCGAGGATGAACACCAGGAGGACAGGGACTCTGCTTCCTGCTCTATCCGCTACTTGGAGATTTTAGcgtcagtttatttttagaaaagacCTTTTCAACCAAGACTAATTCTGTAAAGTTCTCTCCTTTTTGTGTGAATGAAGTtacattgacttttttttttttttttccccacgtTTCACTCTTTCTCATGCAgtatattcacattttaaactttgagGTCCAGTATGCACATTATGGAAAGTACAACatgtcaaataaattaaaaataataaaaattaaaggtgTGAAAGTTATGTGTATTAAAACCACACATTTATGAAGCTAGAAATTTTCAGTtaccattaaaaacaaactccgATAAAAGGTAAACCTTATCGGATCTAATCCAGACCACTGGactttcataaatattttcatggAGAACTCGTAATAATTTTCAAAGTGacagaacattttcatgtttgatGGGATATGCAGACATTAATTCAAACTCAGGGGGGCAGTGTTGCGTAGCTTAAAATGGAACCGTTTCTACCAATGACTGCAACATAAACCAATATTTGAATTTAGCACACAAATAAATAACCTGTATGAAAAACATCAGTATGGTTTGAAATAACAAATATCCATAATGCATTCAGAATCCATTGAATGTTgcacagaaaaaggaaaatgcacATTGACACTGCAGGTCGTCCATGCAGCTTAGCTAAGCGTCAGGAAGCATTTTCTGTCCACATGGCGAGACTTTTCAGTGCAAAGTTACTTTGATTCCTTTCCTTTGGTTCCTTTCTCATGCTAGGGATTTTAGAGCAGTTGTTCTTTcatccaaaaatcacattttcatagTCATTGCTGGTATTCTGAGGAATAAAGAAGACTAGATTAGGCGTCACATGTATCTGGtatcatttcctgttttgtttttttccgaAAACTTGTTCCTCTTCTCACCTCTTCGTTCTTTGCATCAGAATGAGACCGACATTTCCtttaacaagaaaacaagaagcttCTATGAACACAGTTTGTTTCCTGGTATCCCAATTCAGCAAAACAACCAGAGCCAACTCAAAGTGATGTTCTGCGTTACCTACCAGACCCAGATGAGAACCGGTGGCAGAACAAGCAGAATAATCACTTTAATTCCAATTCCAAGGACAATTAAAGGATgaactggggggaaaaaacaaggaataaaCCATTACAAATAATTCAAAGTACCCCCAGTATCTCGAAGCTCTGAAGTTCAAATTAACATGAATGAATTAAAGCTTTAACAATGCGAGTTCTTCCGTTCCTCCAGGATTCCTACCCGTTTCTTCCAccgtcagcagcagctcagctgaaCGGCTCTGGCCCACACGGTTCTCGGCCTGGCAGACATACGTCCCAGTGTGGGTCAGCTCAACGGAGGAAATGCTCAACACCTGCCCTGAGCCCACCTCGGTGCTGGAGTTAGAGCCGTTACTGCTGTGCCACCAGGTGTAAGTAATCGCAGCAGGGCGGGCAGAACCTCTGCAGGTCAAAGTCACGCTGCTACCGACCAGGAGAGGGTCAGAGCGGTTCACCTCAACGGATACGTTCAGAGGAGgatctggagaaaaaaacaaccacgattccagtaaaaatattttgtagtaCATACAGTGTCATGCAGGAGTAGTCATGctatttgaatttttcttttgcattttataacatttcaaCTACAAgcctcattttgttttattttttatgtgacagaagcAGCTCATGtttgaagtgaaaggaaaatgaaaactttcATCCCATTTGCAGATCTTTTAAAGCCTCCACtaggtttttatatttgttataatgttattataacaaatataaaaatataaaaatatatattatatatattatatatatatatattatatatattataatatttGTTTCACCCGTTTTTCTATCAACTCTTACCAGCTTCCAAAATATCCCcacagcatgctgctgccactacCTTGCTGCAGCATGGCTAAAGTGTTCAGGGTTATGTACAGTACAAATATCTTTTTAGTAttcttccagatttgtggtggaCAACAAATGATTGTCCTGCAGACTGATTGCCCCACCTGAGGTTAGATGTTTAAAGCTTTGgatatttttcaataattaatttttaaacattgttacATCTTTCTccttgacctgtctgctgtgtctCTTGGTCTTCTTGATGGACTTTGTTCACCAACGTTCGCCAATAAACCACTGGAGGCCTTCACAGAAAAGCTGTGTTTACACTGAGGTCAAATGACATAAACGCGAACTTTGTTTACCAACTTAAGGGTATCAGAGAAAAGGGGTCTAAATGAGAATGCACCCCAGTTGTTCCTCAAATTTTCTTTGTAatcaagttgaaaaaaaaaaattctttcaaTAATGTTCTGCATTGGTCTGTCGCatgaaatctgaataaaacGCATAGACGCTTGTGATTATTATGTTGCAACATGCAAAGTCCTCttatcaatacatttgatttCTACTGACCAAATACAATGCTTGTGAGGCTTATTATAAGCAGAATATCAGTGACTAACATCAAATTTATTCATCTTGACTTAGCATCATCATGGTACTTACAccaaacatccagagccacagGATCTGATTGCGAGGATTCTATTCCCTCAAAAGCACATGAATAGTTTCCGGTATCTGTAATCTGAGCCTTAAATGTTGGTTCTGCCACCGGACGTCCATCTCTGAACCAgattattttggtgttttggcACTCTGTCCGACAGTCAAGGGTCACACTGTCTCCGAGTCTCACTCTGTTGGGGCGTACGCTGGCTTCCAGCCCTGGAGATCAAGCAAAGACAAGActtacacaacaaaaaaacattcaacctGAAAAACAGAATCCTGTGAACGTAAAGCTGTTTTACCTGTGACAGAGAGATACACTGACTTCTTACTGCGCCGTCCAAACTTATCTGTGTCAAACCAGAAGAAGTAGTATCCAGTGTCGTTCTCCTGCAGGTCACGTAAAACCAGGCTGCAGTTGTGTGCATGATCACCTTGATACTCATATCGGCCATAATATGACGGAAGGCCTGAAAGCCTGACGCGTTCCAAGACGCCATTTTGAATCATTCCTTTGTCCCATGCAGTCTGTCTGACGGATTCCTCGTCTGGGTAGTTGTACGAACACCTGAACTCCGCCGAAGACCCCCTCAAAGCACAAATATCCGGGTTCTCAAAGGTCACCAACCAGGCAGCACTCACTTTCTCTGctagtaaaaacacaaaataaaacttgtgaggaccgtttttaaatcatttatacAGTCACAGGGGAAAAGAAACTTAATTGACTCGAAAAATTAATACGCCCCATGATTTAACAGAACAGCCTTCAATAGCAATAATTTATAAAGTCATAGCTTTTGGTGTGGCTTCATTGGAGTCTTTCATGAACAGTAAATGCATTTAGCAGCAGGTGTTGCTGCTTTCCGTCTTGACCCtctcatgcatagtggtcactacagtggacagctatataaaaaccattttcttgtgcttctttttatgtggatttttatgttataaatgcacacagaccactgaagtggacactagtgcatcataaaatataccatcaactactggccatcagctgcaaatgcaagaaattctttttgttaaatccaatatggccgacagacaaaaaagcatgccaacTGACCCAGTTCATCCTTCTGCTGTAGACAACTCTTgcaggtagaaaaaaatattgtgacatccgATAAACActtaagaacaaaaaacaactttgtatttggagaaaattacaaatgaacagctaaaaaaattaaataataaaggaaatgtttacaattttttccctaccttttttatgctttaagaaaataaaaataaaaatggaaaaaaatccttacaTAAAGGACCATAATTcctgcatgaaagggttaaactCTATAAATGCAtcgcaggaaaaacaaacaaacaaaaaaaaacacttctggCCTTATGAGCCCAGCTTTGTGCTTGAAGTTCATTTCacttgtttgttaaatatttcctCCCCTCTGAGCCAAAAATCATTATAATGCTAATTTAACATGACATTAATAGCATTGCATGTGGGAACAATTTACACAGGAagtgcatttaaataaaaaatgtcatttcatcaacattaatttTGCAGTGCCAGATATGCGTGATGATACATCTGTagacaaacaacattttttcaaagtgtttctaAGCCAATAGtgaaactttgacaaaaacaacGAAACTGGAGAGCTCCCATCGCCATAGAAACGGTGCACTGTTGCAATGAAAGGAAACAGTTTATGTTGAGGCTCAAACAGAAAACGCAGCTTCTCTTCAGTTTGTGTTTCCTAGCATTGGTGCTTGATTTACAGAccttatttaatatatttaaccTGGAATGAATGTTTTGAGCAAATTCTTGGTCTAAGCtcagaaataatcaaacattaaGACGAGCCTTAAGAGGTTTGCTGCtcttgcaaatgtaaaaaatgttcaaatagagcaatgcatttcatatttagaataaaaatacattttcttaccctgctgcagcagaagaagTATCAGCACTTGAATCATGTTCTACAAGAATAAGGAACTGAGTTGATAGTTCATTTGTCAACGCAAACTGTAGTGATCAGGGCCCAACCCATGACTGCTCAGcacttctagaaaaaaaaaaaacagatttgaagaAGTTTTCGGTGGAAGTTTGTCGCAAACATGATCAGTAAGCATTATGTAAATCAACCAGGAGAGGAAGGGAGGAATTTGTTTGTCCCTGATCATGTGATGAATTTGAACCAGAATCTGATGCTTACGATGAAATAAGGAGAATAAAGAATGAAGGTTGGTGAATGTCCTCAGGGATAGCTGAAGAGCTGATAGAGATAAAATGGgcggtgctgatgtttttagggTGGTGGAGTTTCTtaagcaggggtgggcaactccaggcctcgagggccggtttcctgcaacttttagatgcatctctacttcaacacacctgagtcaaataatgaggtcgttggcaggactctggagaacatgACTGCatttaggaggtgattcagctgttggatccaggtgtgttggaccagggagacatctaagagttgtaGGActccggccctcgaggaccaggattgcccacccctgttcTTAAGTCTCcggttaaaagaaaatgaaagaaaa
Coding sequences within:
- the LOC103478303 gene encoding sialoadhesin codes for the protein MAHHHQSCCFLIILCVRGILAGDWSVLLTSSPICAVVGSSVVLPCSYDYPLSSDEVQTDGRLSAQTGSSETKVTSEMWCLRDSRCITESYVFHSAGIFQDPSYQNRVQYLGQPGSKNCSLRISNLKESDSGTYVFYLITNHKTQKMPPQTGMQLLVAGSSTAVAVSAGPSRVILEGTTLNLACCSPAATSQSRFTWYSTKGAMLVGAGPVWSTPKVASGQSGSYYCQIQTGDKTQRSNVLEIDVQYPPRNIMISTWGAEKDHPVTLTCSSEANPLVHTYVFYQGAACLPAADLSFHRGRSPQATITGRAPKLTSANITTKDYGQHCCVARNRYGFEKASVTLISSSETNLSDSSGSTVVVIGVTIGVLLAVAALAAFLMMRKKKTARRQSYVLTGTTATE
- the LOC103478302 gene encoding B-cell receptor CD22-like isoform X2, whose translation is MIQVLILLLLQQEKVSAAWLVTFENPDICALRGSSAEFRCSYNYPDEESVRQTAWDKGMIQNGVLERVRLSGLPSYYGRYEYQGDHAHNCSLVLRDLQENDTGYYFFWFDTDKFGRRSKKSVYLSVTGLEASVRPNRVRLGDSVTLDCRTECQNTKIIWFRDGRPVAEPTFKAQITDTGNYSCAFEGIESSQSDPVALDVWYPPLNVSVEVNRSDPLLVGSSVTLTCRGSARPAAITYTWWHSSNGSNSSTEVGSGQVLSISSVELTHTGTYVCQAENRVGQSRSAELLLTVEETVHPLIVLGIGIKVIILLVLPPVLIWVWKCRSHSDAKNEENTSNDYENVIFG
- the LOC103478302 gene encoding carcinoembryonic antigen-related cell adhesion molecule 6-like isoform X1; amino-acid sequence: MIQVLILLLLQQAEKVSAAWLVTFENPDICALRGSSAEFRCSYNYPDEESVRQTAWDKGMIQNGVLERVRLSGLPSYYGRYEYQGDHAHNCSLVLRDLQENDTGYYFFWFDTDKFGRRSKKSVYLSVTGLEASVRPNRVRLGDSVTLDCRTECQNTKIIWFRDGRPVAEPTFKAQITDTGNYSCAFEGIESSQSDPVALDVWYPPLNVSVEVNRSDPLLVGSSVTLTCRGSARPAAITYTWWHSSNGSNSSTEVGSGQVLSISSVELTHTGTYVCQAENRVGQSRSAELLLTVEETVHPLIVLGIGIKVIILLVLPPVLIWVWKCRSHSDAKNEENTSNDYENVIFG
- the LOC103478302 gene encoding B-cell receptor CD22-like isoform X3, giving the protein MIQVLILLLLQQAEKVSAAWLVTFENPDICALRGSSAEFRCSYNYPDEESVRQTAWDKGMIQNGVLERVRLSGLPSYYGRYEYQDKFGRRSKKSVYLSVTGLEASVRPNRVRLGDSVTLDCRTECQNTKIIWFRDGRPVAEPTFKAQITDTGNYSCAFEGIESSQSDPVALDVWYPPLNVSVEVNRSDPLLVGSSVTLTCRGSARPAAITYTWWHSSNGSNSSTEVGSGQVLSISSVELTHTGTYVCQAENRVGQSRSAELLLTVEETVHPLIVLGIGIKVIILLVLPPVLIWVWKCRSHSDAKNEENTSNDYENVIFG